One window of the Fusobacterium sp. SYSU M8D902 genome contains the following:
- a CDS encoding amino acid permease: MNTKKLNWRTLAMMGFTVVWGFGNVVNNYANQGLTVVISWLLILSLYFLPYALMVGEMGSAFEQKAGGVSSWIGSTYGPMIAYLAGWTYWVVHIPYLAQKPQGALIALSWVFFQNGDMIKSFNPLMLQSLVLCLFLLFLWLSSKGINSLKKIGALAGTSMFFMGILYILLTVAAPSLMSVNSATVDWSLKTFMPKFDFTYFTTISMLVFAVGGCEKISPYVKDVDNPNKNFPKGMIVLAASVGLSALLGSLAMGIMFNSNNIPSDLKMNGQYYAFKLLGEYYGVGNSLMILYAVANTLGQISALMFSIDAPLKILIGEGDRRFIPVSFTRTNKYGAPIAGYKLTAILVGILIIIPALGIGDMNNLYNWLLDLNSIVMPLRYLWVFLAYIGLRGLAKNRNLTSNIAFKFINNDKVATLVGVWCFGFTAFACLMGIFPKNLAPFSSEWIFQITLNILTPIVLVGLGFIFPKIAKKQNN; encoded by the coding sequence ATGAATACGAAAAAACTTAATTGGCGTACTCTTGCAATGATGGGATTCACAGTTGTATGGGGCTTTGGAAATGTGGTTAATAACTATGCTAACCAAGGTCTTACTGTTGTTATATCCTGGCTATTAATACTATCTTTATATTTCTTACCCTATGCTTTAATGGTAGGAGAGATGGGATCGGCCTTTGAACAAAAAGCTGGAGGTGTATCTAGCTGGATTGGATCTACTTATGGACCTATGATAGCTTACTTAGCTGGTTGGACATACTGGGTAGTACATATACCATACCTTGCACAAAAACCTCAAGGAGCATTGATCGCTTTGAGCTGGGTATTTTTTCAAAATGGTGATATGATTAAAAGTTTTAATCCGTTGATGTTACAATCACTTGTTCTTTGTTTATTTTTACTTTTTTTATGGTTATCTTCAAAAGGTATAAATTCATTAAAAAAGATTGGAGCTTTAGCTGGAACTTCTATGTTCTTTATGGGAATACTATATATTCTTCTAACTGTTGCAGCTCCATCATTAATGAGTGTAAACTCTGCCACTGTTGATTGGAGTTTGAAAACTTTTATGCCTAAATTTGATTTCACTTATTTCACAACTATATCTATGCTTGTTTTTGCAGTTGGTGGTTGTGAAAAGATATCTCCATATGTTAAAGATGTAGATAATCCTAATAAAAATTTTCCTAAGGGAATGATAGTCCTAGCTGCTTCTGTTGGATTATCTGCTCTATTAGGATCTCTTGCTATGGGAATAATGTTTAATAGTAATAATATTCCTTCAGATCTAAAAATGAACGGTCAATACTATGCTTTTAAGCTACTTGGTGAGTACTATGGAGTAGGAAACTCTCTTATGATCCTATATGCTGTTGCTAATACATTAGGACAGATTTCTGCTCTGATGTTTTCAATAGATGCTCCTCTAAAAATATTAATTGGAGAGGGAGATCGTAGATTTATTCCAGTATCATTTACTAGAACAAATAAATACGGTGCTCCCATTGCTGGTTATAAATTAACTGCTATACTAGTTGGTATTCTTATTATTATCCCTGCTTTAGGTATTGGTGATATGAATAATCTATATAACTGGCTACTAGATCTTAACTCTATTGTTATGCCTTTGAGATACCTTTGGGTTTTCCTTGCTTATATAGGACTTAGAGGTCTTGCTAAAAATAGAAATCTAACTTCAAATATAGCATTCAAATTTATAAACAATGATAAAGTAGCTACTTTAGTTGGTGTTTGGTGTTTTGGTTTTACAGCCTTTGCTTGTCTTATGGGAATCTTCCCTAAAAACTTAGCTCCATTTAGTTCTGAATGGATATTCCAAATCACTTTGAATATCTTAACTCCAATAGTACTTGTAGGTCTTGGATTTATCTTCCCTAAAATAGCTAAGAAACAAAATAACTGA
- a CDS encoding PTS sugar transporter subunit IIB → MKKILLLCSNGMSTSLMVKKMLEAAEKKGIEVEIKAVGLEMFKENLDKYDVFLLGPQIKYRKAEFEKMAAEVGKKVEVINTIDYGMMKGDKVLDFALGLIG, encoded by the coding sequence ATGAAAAAAATATTATTACTTTGCTCTAACGGAATGTCAACAAGCTTGATGGTAAAGAAAATGTTAGAAGCAGCAGAGAAAAAGGGAATAGAGGTTGAAATAAAAGCTGTAGGTCTAGAGATGTTTAAAGAAAACTTAGATAAATATGATGTTTTCTTATTAGGACCACAAATTAAATATAGAAAAGCTGAATTTGAGAAGATGGCAGCTGAAGTTGGAAAAAAAGTAGAAGTAATCAATACTATTGATTATGGAATGATGAAAGGGGATAAAGTTTTAGACTTTGCTCTAGGTTTAATAGGATAG
- a CDS encoding DNA alkylation repair protein, producing the protein MELKNIVWDLEKYEEFKKFLLLEGDEKYREFHSKLLGVKKEVIGIRTPVLKEYAKIISKGDWKGYLKYSGDEYYEESVIEGLILGYCSSMYEERIEYLNQFIENIDNWAVCDIAVGNLKFLKKERERYYDFIKNCIEADNSWRIRFGVVALLDFYLIGDYIDNIFEICLRIKNEDYYVKMSQAWLISIMFIKFREKTLEYLKSQRLDSWIQNKAIQKIRESKRVSIEDKDLVLKLKVNE; encoded by the coding sequence GTGGAATTAAAAAATATTGTTTGGGATTTAGAAAAGTATGAAGAGTTTAAAAAATTTCTTTTGTTAGAAGGAGATGAAAAGTATAGAGAGTTTCATTCTAAATTGTTAGGAGTAAAAAAAGAGGTTATTGGAATTAGAACACCAGTATTAAAGGAGTATGCTAAAATAATATCTAAAGGAGATTGGAAGGGGTATTTGAAATATAGCGGAGATGAGTACTATGAGGAATCTGTAATAGAAGGTTTGATATTGGGCTATTGTTCTTCAATGTATGAAGAAAGGATAGAATATTTGAATCAATTTATAGAAAACATAGATAACTGGGCTGTTTGTGATATAGCAGTCGGAAATTTAAAATTTTTAAAAAAAGAGCGAGAAAGATATTACGATTTTATAAAAAATTGCATAGAAGCAGACAATTCTTGGAGGATAAGGTTTGGAGTGGTAGCATTATTGGATTTTTATTTGATTGGTGATTATATAGATAATATATTTGAGATCTGCTTAAGAATAAAAAATGAAGATTATTATGTAAAAATGTCACAAGCCTGGTTGATTTCAATTATGTTTATAAAATTTAGAGAAAAAACATTAGAATATCTAAAGAGTCAGAGGTTAGATAGTTGGATACAGAATAAGGCTATACAGAAAATCAGAGAATCTAAAAGGGTTAGTATTGAGGATAAAGATCTAGTTTTAAAATTAAAAGTTAATGAATAA
- the pepV gene encoding dipeptidase PepV produces MKIKNYIDNNFDKIMSDVIDIIKIKTVKAEPVGDAPFGENLKYGLEKTLELAQNLGFRTKNLDNYVGYAEIGEGEEYIAILGHIDVVPEGDCSKWSVDPYGGEIKNNCLVARGAIDNKGPIISSLYSLKAILEENPHFNKRVRVIFGTNEESGDEDIKHYLSLEKPPKYAFTPDGRFPVIFSEKGIYTFSFRERIDWDRTEVLEIQAGTRSNVVPEQGKITLRNSSATKVKESLKKMVELSKCSFELLEEEDRLVVTVNGKAAHASSPERGINSIYGMYLFLNEVLEEKDSLKNFARFIAEHIQETTDGKLLGIDSLNIETGDLTISAGITKKIDEYINIKFNIRYPISTTEEILDRELQCRAQENGVVFFKENHNPPLYFAKDSILVKTLQDTYRDITGRDEEPAALGGGTYAKLMPNTVAFGPNFKEFKGNPHSFDECMDLDMLKIGIEVYAKAILKLSEYI; encoded by the coding sequence ATGAAAATTAAAAACTATATAGATAATAATTTTGATAAGATAATGTCAGATGTTATAGATATTATAAAGATAAAAACAGTAAAAGCTGAACCAGTAGGAGATGCTCCATTTGGAGAGAATTTAAAATATGGACTTGAAAAAACTTTGGAGTTGGCTCAAAATTTAGGATTTAGAACTAAAAATCTAGATAACTATGTTGGTTATGCTGAGATTGGAGAGGGGGAGGAGTATATTGCTATCTTAGGACATATAGATGTTGTACCTGAAGGAGATTGTTCTAAATGGAGTGTAGATCCATATGGAGGGGAGATAAAGAATAATTGTCTGGTAGCAAGAGGAGCTATAGACAATAAAGGACCAATCATATCTTCATTGTACTCATTAAAGGCTATATTAGAGGAGAATCCACACTTTAATAAAAGAGTGAGAGTGATCTTCGGAACAAATGAAGAGAGTGGAGATGAGGATATAAAACACTATCTAAGCTTAGAAAAACCACCAAAATATGCTTTTACACCTGATGGAAGATTTCCAGTTATATTTTCAGAGAAGGGTATATATACATTTTCTTTTAGAGAGAGAATAGATTGGGATAGAACAGAGGTTTTAGAGATACAAGCTGGGACAAGATCAAATGTAGTTCCTGAACAGGGAAAAATAACTTTAAGAAATAGTTCAGCTACAAAAGTTAAAGAGAGTCTGAAAAAAATGGTTGAACTTTCAAAATGTAGTTTTGAATTATTGGAAGAGGAAGATAGATTGGTAGTGACAGTAAATGGAAAAGCTGCTCATGCAAGTTCACCTGAAAGAGGAATTAACTCAATTTATGGAATGTATCTATTTTTAAATGAAGTATTAGAAGAAAAAGATTCACTTAAAAATTTTGCAAGATTTATAGCTGAACATATTCAAGAGACAACTGACGGAAAACTATTGGGAATAGATAGTTTAAATATAGAAACTGGGGATTTAACTATCAGTGCTGGAATTACTAAAAAAATAGATGAGTATATAAATATAAAATTCAATATTAGATATCCAATATCAACAACAGAGGAGATTTTAGATAGAGAGTTACAATGTAGAGCCCAAGAAAATGGAGTTGTATTCTTTAAGGAGAACCACAATCCACCACTATATTTTGCAAAGGATTCTATCTTAGTAAAAACTTTGCAAGATACTTATAGAGATATTACTGGAAGAGATGAAGAGCCTGCAGCTTTAGGTGGAGGAACTTATGCTAAACTTATGCCAAATACAGTGGCTTTTGGACCAAATTTCAAGGAGTTTAAAGGAAATCCCCACAGTTTTGATGAGTGTATGGACTTGGATATGTTAAAGATTGGAATAGAAGTATATGCTAAAGCTATATTAAAATTAAGTGAGTATATTTAG
- a CDS encoding DMT family transporter, producing the protein MEKKSIYKGALILVATSWGSGFPITKIALESGIAPNALMSIRFLVTALILFIYLKFAGEKPTRSEIKLGLGAGLVLGLAFSLQTVGLFYTTSSKNAFITGAYVVMVPFISWLITKEKPKSIIYFASFLCLFGIGFLSLDGDFSVNYGDFLTFVCAIFFALQMSIIGATIKGKNPVIVNTFQMLSAGILTFVLNILFENFSLISTKLNTVQVLAIGFLVICNTMIAYLVQTAAQRYVAASTTSLILSTEILFGALASVIFMGDILTIKMLFGGILIFASVVLAEGDFKLKK; encoded by the coding sequence ATGGAGAAAAAGAGTATTTATAAGGGGGCACTAATTTTAGTAGCAACCTCTTGGGGAAGTGGATTTCCAATTACAAAGATTGCATTGGAGAGTGGGATAGCACCTAATGCTTTAATGTCAATAAGATTTTTAGTAACAGCATTAATACTGTTTATCTATTTGAAATTTGCTGGAGAAAAACCAACGAGATCAGAGATAAAGTTGGGCTTGGGAGCTGGACTAGTTTTAGGATTAGCATTTTCATTGCAAACAGTTGGATTATTTTATACTACCTCTTCAAAGAATGCTTTTATAACAGGTGCATATGTTGTAATGGTACCTTTTATCTCTTGGTTGATTACTAAAGAAAAACCAAAAAGTATAATATATTTTGCTTCTTTTTTATGCTTGTTTGGAATAGGATTTCTCTCTTTAGATGGGGATTTTAGTGTGAACTATGGAGATTTTCTAACTTTTGTATGTGCTATATTTTTTGCTTTGCAAATGTCGATAATTGGAGCTACTATAAAGGGAAAGAACCCTGTTATAGTCAATACTTTTCAAATGTTAAGTGCTGGAATTTTGACATTTGTATTGAATATTTTATTTGAAAATTTCTCTTTAATTAGCACAAAACTAAATACAGTTCAAGTATTGGCTATTGGATTTTTAGTAATTTGTAATACAATGATAGCATACTTAGTTCAAACAGCTGCTCAAAGATATGTAGCTGCTTCTACAACATCTTTGATACTTTCAACAGAGATATTATTTGGAGCGTTAGCTTCAGTGATATTTATGGGAGATATTTTAACTATAAAGATGTTATTTGGTGGGATTTTGATATTTGCATCTGTAGTTTTAGCTGAAGGAGATTTCAAGTTGAAAAAATAA
- a CDS encoding copper homeostasis protein CutC, whose product MLREKCIGSFLEAIEAEKLGAERVELCDNLEEGGTTPSYGTIKMVVEKLDIPAFVIIRPRGGDFFYTEEELEIMKEDIRVCKKLGVKGVVIGALNRDNTINYEAIKEMIELAKPMSITFHKAIDELADPVAEVKKLADLGVDRILTSGTKETALEGKDILNAMIKEAGDDIIIIVAGKVTKDSLKEISETIPSKEYHGKKIV is encoded by the coding sequence ATGTTAAGAGAAAAATGTATTGGGAGCTTTTTAGAAGCAATAGAAGCAGAAAAATTAGGAGCAGAGAGAGTAGAACTTTGTGATAACTTAGAAGAGGGAGGGACAACACCTTCATATGGAACTATAAAAATGGTTGTTGAGAAACTAGATATTCCAGCTTTTGTAATTATCAGACCAAGAGGGGGAGACTTCTTTTATACAGAAGAAGAGTTAGAGATAATGAAAGAGGATATAAGAGTTTGTAAAAAATTAGGTGTTAAAGGTGTTGTTATAGGAGCTTTAAATAGAGATAATACAATTAATTATGAAGCTATAAAAGAGATGATAGAACTGGCTAAACCTATGTCAATAACTTTTCATAAAGCAATAGATGAGTTGGCAGATCCAGTAGCTGAAGTAAAAAAATTAGCAGATTTAGGAGTTGATAGAATATTGACTTCAGGAACAAAAGAAACTGCTTTAGAAGGAAAAGATATCTTAAATGCAATGATAAAAGAAGCTGGAGATGATATCATAATAATAGTAGCAGGAAAGGTTACAAAGGATAGCCTAAAAGAGATATCTGAAACTATACCAAGCAAAGAGTATCATGGAAAGAAAATAGTTTAA